GCCCTCAGGCGTAGTGATCGAGACCAGCTCGACCTTGTCGAACTGGTGCAAACGGATCATGCCACGGGTATCCTTGCCCGCAGCACCCGCCTCGGCGCGGAAGCAGGGCGTATGCGCCGTCACGCGCAGGGGCAGCGCCGACGCCTCGAGCATCTGCTCACGTACGAGATTGGTCAGCGGCACCTCGGCGGTCGGGATCAGCCAATGGTCGTCGCCGGCAGGAAACAGGTCTTCGGCGAACTTCGGCAGCTGGCCGGTGCCGAACATGGCGGCGTCTTGCACCAGGTAGGGTGGGCGCACCTCGGTATAGTCGTGCTCGGTGGTCTGCAAATCAAGCATGAAAGCTGCAAGCGCCCGCTCCAGGCGCGCCAACGGCCCGGACAAAACAACAAAGCGGGCGCCTGACATGCGTGCGGCATCGTCGAAGCGCATCTGGCCCATAGCCTCGCCAAGCTGGAAATGCTGGCGGGGTTCGAAATCGAAGGCCTTCGGCTCGCCGACCTTGCGCACCTCTAAATTGGCGCTCTCGTCGGGACCGTCGGGCACGTCGTCCGCCGGAATATTGGGCAACGTCGCCAACGCCTCATAAAGCTTCGCTTCGAGCGCCTTGGCCGCCTCCTCGCCCTCCTGCAACCTAGTCTTGAGCGCCGCCACCTCAGCAATCAAGCTTGATGCGTCCTCGCCCTTGGCCTTGGCCGCACCAATCGCCTTGGAACGGGCATTGCGCTCCGTCTGCACAGCCTGCGCCCCGGCGATGGCGGCCCGGCGCTCGCTGTCGATGGCCAACAACTCGGGCGACTGTGGCCCCAGCCCGCGCCGCGCCATGCCCGTATCGAACGCCTCAGGATTATCGCGTATCGCCTTGATATCGAACATATTTAGCGGCCCGAATTGAAGTCCGTTTCGTCATCGATGTCATCCGCTACACTGCTGGCTGCTGCGTCCTCCGTGGTCGCGGGCACGTCAGAGGCGGTATATTCAGCCTCTTCTTCCGCTTCACGCTGGGCGCGCTTGCGCTCGGCCATCTTGGCCAGCCAAATCGAGATCTCGTAGAGGATGAGGATCGGCACGCCGAGGCCGATCTGGCTGATCAGGTCCGGCGGCGTCAGGATGGCGGCACCCATAAAGGCGATGACCGCAGCGTATTTACGCCGCTCAGCAAGCCCTTTGGAAGTCACCAGCCCTGCCCGAGCCATCAGGGTCAGCACGACCGGCAGCTGGAAGGCAAAGCCGAACGCGAACATCAACTTCAGAACCAGCGACAGGTATTCGTTGACCTTCGCCTCAAGCTGGATAGCGATACCGCCATCATCGGCGCCAGTCTGATAGCTGAGGAAGAAGCGCCAAGCGAGCGGGAAGATAAAGGAGTAAACCAGCGTCGCCCCGAGGGCGAACAGCACCGGTGTCGCAATCATGAACGGCAAGAAGGCCCGGCGTTCGTTCTTGTAGAGGCCGGGAGCGACGAACTTCCAGAACTGGTTGGCGACGATCGGGAAAGCCAAGAACAAGGCCGAGTAAAAAGCAAGCTTGAGGTAGGTGAAGAAGGCCTCATGCAAGGCCGTGTAGATCATGCGAGGATTCTCGACCCCGAGGTCGTGATAGATCGTCACCAAGGGCCTAACGAGAAAGGCGTATAGCTCCTCGGCGACCAGGAAACAGGCGATGAAGGCGATGAACAGGGCCACCACCGACCACATGAGGCGGTCACGCAGCTCGATCAGGTGATCGACTAGCGGCGCTTTGGATTCTTCGATTTTGGCGTCTCGGGAGGTATCGACCACAGATCAGGCGCCGGTGCTCTCGGGCTTGGGCTCCGTCGCATCGGCCTGTGCCGCGGTTTCAGCTTGCGCCGCCGCCTCCGCAGCCTTTGCCTTATTAAGCGCTTCGGCCGCCGCCACCGCACCTGCGGCGAGCGACGCAGGCGCGCGGGGCGGCTCGGGATCGGGATCGGGCTCGGGATCGGGTTCCGGTTTCTCGACGGCGTGCTCCGGCGCGGGCTCGACCGCTTCACCCACCTGTGTCTCGATGGCCACAGGTGCGTCTTCCTCTGCCACCTCGGCCGCGACCTCGGCCTCAAGTTCTGCCTCTTCCTTCGGCGGCGTGCCACCGAAGGAGAATTTCTTGTTGAGCGCGCTCATATCGGTTGCCTCGGCAATCTTGCCGTCAGGATCGACCGACTCGGTAACCGTTTTCTTCAGGTCGAAGTTACCGGCATTATCTAGCTGCTTCTTGACCTCGGCGAGCTCCGTTTCGCGCACCGCATCATCGATCGAGTCCTGAAATTCGCGCGCGATGGCGCGCACCTTGCCCGCATAGCGGCCGATTGTGTGTAGCATTTTGGGCAAATCCTTGGGCCCGATGACGAGCAACGCCACCACCGCCACGATCAGCATCTCGCTCCAGCCGATATCCAGCATCTCACCGCGCCTATTGCCGAGGTCTACACCGGCGA
The Alphaproteobacteria bacterium genome window above contains:
- the serS gene encoding serine--tRNA ligase, which gives rise to MFDIKAIRDNPEAFDTGMARRGLGPQSPELLAIDSERRAAIAGAQAVQTERNARSKAIGAAKAKGEDASSLIAEVAALKTRLQEGEEAAKALEAKLYEALATLPNIPADDVPDGPDESANLEVRKVGEPKAFDFEPRQHFQLGEAMGQMRFDDAARMSGARFVVLSGPLARLERALAAFMLDLQTTEHDYTEVRPPYLVQDAAMFGTGQLPKFAEDLFPAGDDHWLIPTAEVPLTNLVREQMLEASALPLRVTAHTPCFRAEAGAAGKDTRGMIRLHQFDKVELVSITTPEGSDAELERMTSCAEEVLKRLGLAYRVMLLSARDMGFGACWTYDLEVWLPGQDTYREISSCSNCGDFQARRMNARYRPANAKGTRFVHTLNGSGLAVGRTLVAVMETYQNADGSISVPDVLKPYMGGIDVIRPQ
- the tatB gene encoding Sec-independent protein translocase protein TatB, which translates into the protein MLDIGWSEMLIVAVVALLVIGPKDLPKMLHTIGRYAGKVRAIAREFQDSIDDAVRETELAEVKKQLDNAGNFDLKKTVTESVDPDGKIAEATDMSALNKKFSFGGTPPKEEAELEAEVAAEVAEEDAPVAIETQVGEAVEPAPEHAVEKPEPDPEPDPDPEPPRAPASLAAGAVAAAEALNKAKAAEAAAQAETAAQADATEPKPESTGA
- the tatC gene encoding twin-arginine translocase subunit TatC; the protein is MVDTSRDAKIEESKAPLVDHLIELRDRLMWSVVALFIAFIACFLVAEELYAFLVRPLVTIYHDLGVENPRMIYTALHEAFFTYLKLAFYSALFLAFPIVANQFWKFVAPGLYKNERRAFLPFMIATPVLFALGATLVYSFIFPLAWRFFLSYQTGADDGGIAIQLEAKVNEYLSLVLKLMFAFGFAFQLPVVLTLMARAGLVTSKGLAERRKYAAVIAFMGAAILTPPDLISQIGLGVPILILYEISIWLAKMAERKRAQREAEEEAEYTASDVPATTEDAAASSVADDIDDETDFNSGR